In one window of Haloprofundus halophilus DNA:
- a CDS encoding TVP38/TMEM64 family protein, with the protein MSRRTLLASTAAVVLVAALAAWLVSPETLFERLRWVAADPVRFVAVLTLVALVRPLLAWPTTLLAVVVGYTQPLTWAPVALALVVVSSVPPYFFGRHIRGDSGRFAAAGERFVDTTGDVRSVAASRLFPAPSDIVSVGAGVADVRLRSYVLGTAVGETPWVVGGVLVGGSLGALTADSLTGLFDVRLVAGAAAVGVLLLAGPLYRYASKRNVKLR; encoded by the coding sequence GTGTCGCGTCGCACCCTCCTCGCCTCGACGGCCGCCGTCGTCCTCGTCGCCGCGCTCGCCGCGTGGCTCGTCTCTCCCGAAACGCTGTTCGAGCGGCTTCGATGGGTCGCCGCCGACCCGGTTCGATTCGTCGCCGTGCTGACGCTCGTCGCGCTCGTCCGCCCGCTGTTGGCGTGGCCGACGACGCTTCTGGCCGTCGTCGTGGGCTATACGCAGCCGCTCACGTGGGCGCCCGTCGCGCTCGCGCTCGTCGTCGTGAGCAGCGTCCCGCCGTACTTCTTCGGCCGTCACATCCGCGGCGACAGCGGCCGGTTCGCGGCCGCGGGTGAGCGGTTCGTCGACACGACCGGCGACGTTCGCAGCGTCGCCGCGAGCCGGCTGTTTCCGGCGCCCTCCGACATCGTCTCCGTCGGGGCGGGAGTCGCCGACGTTCGGCTCCGGTCGTACGTCCTCGGAACCGCAGTCGGCGAGACGCCGTGGGTGGTCGGCGGTGTCCTCGTCGGCGGGTCGCTCGGTGCGCTGACCGCCGACTCGTTGACCGGCCTGTTCGACGTTCGCCTCGTCGCGGGGGCAGCAGCCGTCGGCGTGTTGCTCCTCGCGGGGCCGCTGTACCGCTACGCGTCGAAGCGGAACGTCAAACTCCGATAG
- a CDS encoding DUF5830 family protein — protein MPDGPTDEGAGIAATRSERIELALELLAHLEHDELELPAVIDRIETVTTDPSTTRDILDEAEKRGIVERDGARIRTRRGGTFVRFESQVVTREGEFDCRRCGASISTGHFIRFEAGELGPFGSSCIRKVTGRE, from the coding sequence GTGCCCGACGGACCGACCGACGAGGGGGCCGGCATCGCCGCGACCCGCAGCGAGCGCATCGAGCTCGCCCTCGAACTGCTCGCACACCTCGAACACGACGAGCTGGAGCTGCCGGCGGTCATCGACCGCATCGAGACGGTGACGACGGACCCGTCGACGACCCGCGACATCCTCGACGAAGCCGAGAAGCGAGGCATCGTCGAACGCGACGGCGCGCGTATCCGAACGCGCCGCGGCGGCACGTTCGTCCGCTTCGAGAGCCAGGTCGTCACGCGCGAGGGCGAGTTCGACTGCCGGCGCTGCGGGGCGTCGATTTCGACGGGTCACTTCATCCGCTTCGAGGCCGGCGAGCTGGGTCCGTTCGGCTCCTCGTGTATCCGAAAAGTCACCGGTCGCGAGTGA
- the gpmI gene encoding 2,3-bisphosphoglycerate-independent phosphoglycerate mutase: MQAALVVLDGWGLGDHDRRDAVKAAKTPNFDRFRESGAYGTLDVSGRRVGLPDGQMGNSEVGHLNIGSGRVVKQAYTRINDSITDGSLYENRVLTDAFDYAAEHDGRVHFMGLVSDGGVHSDQEHLYALIEAAADHGVEAVTHAFTDGRDTSPTGGADYLASLERVVADHGTGEVATVSGRYYAMDRDQNWERTKRAYDAIVNREADHEALSAVEAVESSYERGDTDEFVEPTLVADGPALEDGDAVFFFNFRSDRARQLVRMLGDVRPEWASETTPPEIHLATMTQYDKTFDFPVAFPPEQPRNTLGEVLAENGRTQLRLAESEKYAHVTYFLNGGREVEFDGEIRRIVQSPDVPTYDATPEMSAEEVTDTALSIIESDDPDVLVLNYANPDMVGHTGDFDAAVAAVEAVDAQLGRLLDGVFAAGGHALVTADHGNADDMGTPETPHTAHTYNPVPLLYLSPAGDAGGRTVRAGGSLCDLAPTLLSLIGVDQPPEMTGESLLE; encoded by the coding sequence TTCGACCGATTCCGCGAGAGCGGAGCGTACGGAACACTCGACGTGAGCGGCCGGCGCGTCGGGCTGCCCGACGGGCAGATGGGAAACAGCGAGGTCGGCCACCTCAACATCGGCAGCGGCCGCGTGGTCAAACAGGCGTACACCCGAATCAACGACAGCATCACGGACGGCTCGCTCTACGAGAACCGCGTCCTCACGGACGCGTTCGACTACGCCGCCGAACACGACGGCCGCGTCCACTTCATGGGACTCGTCAGCGACGGTGGCGTCCACTCCGACCAGGAGCATCTGTACGCGCTCATCGAGGCGGCGGCCGACCACGGCGTCGAGGCGGTGACTCACGCGTTCACCGACGGACGCGACACCTCCCCGACGGGTGGAGCCGACTACCTCGCGTCGCTCGAACGCGTCGTCGCCGACCACGGCACCGGCGAGGTCGCCACCGTCTCCGGACGGTACTACGCGATGGACCGCGACCAGAACTGGGAGCGGACGAAACGCGCCTACGACGCCATCGTGAACCGCGAGGCCGACCACGAAGCGCTCTCGGCGGTCGAGGCGGTCGAGAGCTCCTACGAACGCGGTGATACCGACGAGTTCGTCGAGCCGACGCTCGTCGCCGACGGCCCGGCGCTCGAAGACGGCGACGCGGTGTTCTTCTTCAACTTCCGGTCGGATCGAGCGCGACAGCTCGTCAGAATGCTCGGCGACGTCCGCCCCGAGTGGGCGTCCGAGACGACGCCGCCGGAGATTCACCTGGCGACGATGACTCAGTACGACAAGACGTTCGACTTCCCGGTCGCGTTCCCGCCGGAGCAACCCCGGAACACGCTCGGCGAAGTGCTCGCCGAGAACGGCCGCACGCAGCTACGGCTCGCGGAGTCCGAGAAGTACGCCCACGTCACCTACTTCCTCAACGGCGGCCGCGAGGTGGAGTTCGACGGCGAGATTCGACGCATCGTCCAGAGTCCGGACGTGCCGACCTACGACGCGACGCCCGAGATGAGCGCCGAGGAGGTGACCGACACCGCGCTGTCGATAATCGAGTCCGACGACCCCGACGTGCTCGTGCTCAACTACGCGAACCCCGACATGGTCGGCCACACCGGCGACTTCGACGCCGCCGTCGCGGCCGTCGAAGCCGTCGACGCGCAGCTCGGCCGACTGCTCGACGGCGTGTTCGCCGCCGGCGGCCACGCGCTCGTCACGGCCGACCACGGCAACGCCGACGACATGGGCACGCCGGAGACACCGCACACCGCTCACACCTACAACCCGGTTCCGCTCCTTTACCTCTCTCCGGCCGGCGACGCCGGCGGGAGGACGGTTCGGGCGGGCGGGTCGCTCTGCGATCTCGCGCCGACGCTGCTGTCGCTCATCGGCGTCGACCAACCGCCGGAGATGACCGGCGAGTCGCTTCTAGAGTAA